The proteins below are encoded in one region of Neofelis nebulosa isolate mNeoNeb1 chromosome 17, mNeoNeb1.pri, whole genome shotgun sequence:
- the LENG1 gene encoding leukocyte receptor cluster member 1, whose product MGWAFKIHLLARTEFLRKKARRQNSLPELEAAEAGAPTPGPVDLFRELLEEGKGVTRGNKEYEEEKRQEKERQEKALGILTYLGQSAAEAQTQPPWYQLPPGRGAPPPGPGPDEKIKQRLDPLREMQKHLKKKRRHSGDGGHSRKGKEGPDKQRPEARPSLDQLRAERLRREATERARAEALLARVRGTAPPEEQPVEMDERRGRYNSQFNPQWARRPANKTPALTDSWGDRRGRSCQPSYKTIYS is encoded by the exons ATGGGCTGggcttttaaaattcacttattg GCCCGCACAGAATTCCTACGGAAGAAAGCCAGGCGTCAGAACTCACTACCTGAGCTGGAAGCAGCAGAGGCAGGAGCCCCGACTCCCGGCCCTGTGGACCTATTCCGGGAGCTgctagaggaagggaaaggggtgaCCAGAGGCAACAAAGAGTACGAGGAAGAAAAGCGACAGGAGAAA GAGAGGCAGGAGAAAGCTCTGGGGATCCTCACATACTTGGGCCAGAGTGCTGCGGAAGCCCAGACTCAACCGCCTTGGTACCAGCTCCCCCCAGGGCGGGGGGCGCCCCCACCTGGCCCAGGTCCAGATGAAAAGATCAAGCAGCGCCTGGACCCTCTGCGGGAGATGCAGAAGCACTTGAAGAAGAAGAGGCGGCACAGTGGTGATGGTGGTCacagcagaaagggaaaggaggggcCGGACAAGCAGCGGCCGGAAGC ACGCCCATCCCTGGACCAGCTTCGAGCCGAACGTCTCCGGCGGGAAGCAACAGAGCGTGCTCGGGCAGAGGCCCTGCTGGCCCGAGTGAGGGGCACAGCCCCCCCGGAGGAACAGCCTGTGGAGATGGACGAACGGCGGGGGCGGTACAACTCCCAGTTCAACCCCCAGTGGGCCCGGCGCCCTGCCAACAAGACCCCAGCGCTTACGGACTCCTGGGGGGATAGGAGAGGCCGCAGCTGCCAGCCGTCATATAAAactatttattcataa